From the Nonlabens marinus S1-08 genome, one window contains:
- the infB gene encoding translation initiation factor IF-2 translates to MAEVKNMRLNKVLREFNISLDRAVEYLSAQGIEIEARPTTKIDASVYQALADEFQTDKSKKVASKEVGAERRKEQEELRLQREQEQEERQRKQQEVVKAKAEVTGPKTVGSIDLDAGKKTAPEKTTDNVEVNKQPEEKKAEAVKEAVQEPEVVSNRPKVSGTTVKGKIDLDKGKPKAKKEEPKAAPVAKAEPAKPEVAKEPAKPVEEKKTEPAAAKASETPVKEEPAAAETAEGESADGEVIKTEYKKLGGLKVTGQKIDLSKFAKPKKKEDNKRKRKRITKPGAAGGTKGGSRRGAPGAGRKNIVKAEPTEEEIQKQVRETLEKLQGKSSKSKAARYRRDKRDTHREKVEAQEQEQAEDKKIQVTEFVTVSDLSTMMDVPVNQVIGACMSLGMMVTMNQRLDAETMTIVAEEFGFEMDFVNADIEESIAEVEDTEEQLVTRAPIVTVMGHVDHGKTSLLDYIREENVIAGESGGITQHIGAYGVELKGGQKIAFLDTPGHEAFTAMRARGAQVTDLAIIVIAADDDVMPQTKEAISHAQAAGVPIVFAINKVDRDAANPEKIKESLANMNLLVEDWGGKIQSHDISAKTGLGVAELLEKVLLEAELLDLKANPDKQATGTVVEAFLDKGRGYVSTILVQAGTLKVGDYVLAGRTHGKVKAMQDERGHDVQAAGPSTPVSILGLDGAPQAGDKFHVFEDEREAKSIASRRTQLQREQSVRTQKTLSLDEIGRRIALGDFKELNLILKGDVDGSVEALTDSFQKLSTEEIQVNIIHKAVGAITESDVLLASASDAIIIGFNVRPQGNARSVAEQEEVDIRMYSIIYDAINDLKDAMEGMLSPELKEEITGSAEVRATFKISKVGTIAGCMVQDGKIYRNSGVRLIRDGVVVYTGELSTLKRFKDDVKEVAKGYECGIQIKNYNDLQEGDVIESFREVEVRKKLK, encoded by the coding sequence ATGGCCGAAGTAAAAAACATGAGACTCAATAAGGTGCTGAGAGAATTTAATATCTCTCTAGACCGCGCTGTGGAATATCTCTCTGCCCAAGGCATTGAGATCGAGGCTCGCCCTACCACAAAAATTGACGCGTCCGTCTATCAAGCATTAGCTGATGAGTTTCAAACAGACAAAAGCAAAAAAGTAGCTTCTAAAGAAGTTGGTGCAGAGCGTCGTAAAGAGCAGGAAGAACTGCGCTTACAACGCGAGCAGGAACAAGAAGAGCGACAACGCAAGCAGCAGGAGGTCGTCAAAGCCAAGGCTGAAGTTACTGGTCCTAAAACTGTGGGTAGTATTGATCTGGATGCCGGTAAAAAAACGGCCCCAGAAAAAACCACCGATAACGTTGAGGTCAATAAACAACCAGAAGAGAAGAAAGCGGAAGCTGTAAAAGAAGCGGTTCAGGAACCTGAAGTTGTTTCTAATAGGCCTAAAGTTTCTGGAACGACGGTTAAAGGTAAAATTGATCTGGATAAAGGAAAGCCGAAAGCAAAGAAGGAAGAGCCTAAAGCCGCTCCTGTAGCTAAAGCTGAACCTGCAAAACCAGAGGTGGCAAAAGAGCCAGCGAAGCCTGTTGAAGAGAAAAAGACAGAGCCAGCAGCTGCAAAAGCATCTGAAACACCTGTCAAGGAAGAACCTGCGGCGGCAGAAACTGCCGAGGGAGAATCTGCTGATGGTGAAGTCATCAAGACAGAATACAAAAAATTAGGTGGCCTTAAGGTGACCGGGCAAAAAATCGATCTTTCGAAATTTGCCAAGCCTAAGAAGAAAGAGGATAATAAGCGCAAGCGCAAACGTATCACTAAACCAGGTGCCGCAGGCGGTACTAAAGGTGGATCACGTCGTGGAGCTCCAGGGGCAGGGCGTAAAAATATTGTCAAGGCAGAGCCTACTGAAGAAGAAATCCAAAAGCAGGTTAGAGAGACTCTTGAAAAGCTTCAAGGGAAATCTTCTAAATCTAAAGCAGCCAGATACCGTAGAGATAAACGTGATACCCACCGTGAGAAAGTGGAAGCTCAAGAACAAGAGCAAGCGGAAGACAAAAAAATCCAGGTTACTGAGTTTGTAACAGTAAGCGACTTGTCTACCATGATGGACGTGCCAGTGAACCAGGTAATTGGTGCTTGTATGTCACTGGGTATGATGGTAACCATGAATCAACGATTGGATGCTGAAACGATGACTATCGTAGCAGAGGAATTCGGTTTTGAAATGGACTTTGTCAATGCAGATATTGAAGAAAGTATTGCGGAAGTTGAAGATACTGAAGAGCAATTAGTAACTCGCGCTCCTATCGTTACCGTAATGGGTCACGTAGATCACGGTAAAACATCACTTCTGGATTACATCCGTGAAGAGAATGTTATTGCTGGTGAGAGTGGTGGAATTACACAGCACATAGGTGCATACGGAGTAGAATTGAAAGGTGGGCAAAAAATCGCCTTCCTTGATACTCCTGGTCACGAGGCCTTTACCGCAATGCGTGCACGTGGTGCGCAGGTAACTGACCTTGCTATTATTGTAATTGCTGCAGATGATGATGTGATGCCGCAAACTAAAGAGGCAATTAGTCACGCGCAAGCAGCGGGTGTCCCTATTGTTTTTGCAATTAATAAGGTAGACCGCGATGCGGCAAACCCAGAAAAGATTAAAGAATCCTTAGCTAACATGAATTTGTTAGTAGAAGATTGGGGTGGTAAAATCCAATCCCATGATATCTCGGCCAAAACTGGACTGGGGGTTGCAGAACTTCTTGAGAAGGTATTGTTAGAGGCAGAATTATTGGATCTTAAAGCAAACCCGGACAAACAGGCTACAGGTACTGTTGTAGAGGCATTCCTTGATAAAGGTCGTGGATATGTATCTACTATATTAGTACAAGCTGGAACCTTGAAAGTGGGTGATTATGTACTAGCTGGACGTACGCATGGTAAGGTAAAAGCGATGCAAGATGAACGTGGGCACGATGTGCAAGCAGCTGGTCCATCTACACCTGTATCCATACTAGGTCTAGATGGTGCGCCACAAGCAGGTGACAAATTCCATGTGTTTGAGGACGAAAGAGAAGCGAAGTCCATTGCTTCTAGAAGAACTCAATTACAACGTGAGCAATCTGTAAGAACTCAGAAAACTCTTTCTCTTGATGAGATTGGAAGACGTATTGCACTTGGTGACTTTAAAGAACTGAACTTGATCCTTAAAGGTGATGTGGATGGTTCTGTGGAGGCATTAACAGATTCCTTCCAGAAATTATCTACTGAGGAAATTCAAGTAAATATTATACACAAGGCAGTTGGTGCGATCACAGAAAGTGATGTGCTATTGGCAAGTGCTTCTGATGCGATCATTATCGGATTTAATGTACGTCCACAAGGAAATGCAAGATCTGTAGCTGAACAGGAAGAGGTAGATATCAGAATGTACTCAATCATCTATGACGCGATCAATGATCTTAAAGATGCCATGGAGGGAATGCTTTCTCCAGAGCTTAAAGAAGAGATTACAGGATCTGCTGAAGTTAGAGCAACATTTAAAATCTCTAAAGTCGGTACCATCGCAGGTTGTATGGTTCAAGATGGTAAAATCTACCGCAATAGCGGCGTGAGATTGATACGTGATGGTGTAGTAGTTTACACGGGTGAACTGTCTACATTGAAACGATTCAAAGACGATGTTAAGGAGGTAGCTAAAGGTTACGAGTGTGGTATACAAATCAAGAACTACAACGACTTACAAGAAGGCGATGTAATTGAGAGTTTCCGTGAGGTAGAGGTAAGAAAGAAGCTTAAGTAA
- the nusA gene encoding transcription termination factor NusA — MENLALIESFSEFKDDKMIDRVTLMAILEDVFRSALKRKYGEDDNFDIIINPDKGDLEIWRNRVVVADGEVEDENSEISLTEARKIEPDYEVGEDVAEEVKLIQLGRRAILALRQNLISKIHEHDNTNIFKHFKELEGELYNAEVHHIRHRAIILLDDDGNEIIMPKDRQIPSDFFRKGENVRGIIESVELRGNKPNIILSRTSPKFLEKLFEQEIPEVFDGLITVKAVVREPGEKAKVAVDSYDDRIDPVGACVGVKGSRIHGIVRELGNENIDVINWTANTQLYIGRALSPAKIVSITIDEENKKAEVRLNPEEVSKAIGRRGHNIRLAGKLTGYEIDVIREGVEEDVELTEFSDEIEGWIIEELSKIGLDTAKSVLEQDVDDLVKRTDLEEETIVELMNILKSEFED, encoded by the coding sequence ATGGAAAATCTCGCATTGATCGAGTCTTTTTCTGAGTTTAAAGATGATAAAATGATAGATCGCGTCACCTTGATGGCGATCTTGGAAGATGTTTTTAGAAGTGCTCTAAAAAGGAAATATGGTGAGGATGACAATTTTGACATCATTATCAATCCAGACAAGGGTGATTTAGAAATATGGCGTAATCGCGTCGTGGTAGCAGACGGAGAGGTTGAAGATGAAAATTCAGAAATTTCCCTTACTGAAGCTCGTAAGATTGAGCCCGATTATGAAGTTGGCGAGGATGTGGCGGAAGAAGTAAAGTTGATCCAGCTGGGTCGACGCGCGATTCTTGCATTGCGTCAAAACTTGATCTCTAAAATTCATGAGCATGACAATACTAATATCTTCAAACACTTTAAAGAGTTAGAAGGTGAATTGTATAATGCTGAGGTACATCACATCAGACATCGTGCAATTATCTTACTGGATGATGATGGTAATGAAATCATCATGCCTAAAGACCGACAGATACCATCTGACTTCTTCCGCAAGGGTGAAAATGTAAGAGGTATTATTGAAAGTGTTGAGTTAAGAGGTAATAAGCCTAACATTATTTTGTCGAGAACTTCTCCTAAATTTTTGGAGAAATTATTTGAACAAGAAATCCCTGAAGTATTTGATGGTTTAATTACTGTTAAAGCGGTAGTTCGTGAGCCGGGAGAGAAAGCTAAAGTAGCTGTAGATAGTTACGACGATCGTATTGATCCTGTAGGAGCTTGTGTAGGAGTAAAAGGAAGCCGTATTCATGGCATTGTTCGTGAGTTAGGAAATGAAAATATTGATGTGATCAACTGGACAGCAAATACGCAACTCTATATAGGTAGAGCGTTGAGTCCAGCAAAAATTGTCTCCATCACTATTGATGAAGAAAATAAAAAGGCTGAGGTTCGCTTGAATCCAGAAGAGGTTTCTAAAGCCATCGGTCGTAGAGGTCATAATATTAGATTAGCCGGTAAATTAACAGGCTATGAAATTGATGTGATCCGTGAAGGAGTAGAGGAAGATGTTGAGTTAACAGAATTCTCTGATGAAATCGAAGGATGGATTATTGAAGAATTAAGTAAGATAGGTCTAGATACTGCAAAGAGTGTATTGGAGCAGGATGTAGATGATTTAGTAAAGCGTACAGATCTGGAAGAGGAGACCATCGTTGAATTGATGAACATCCTTAAGTCAGAATTTGAAGATTAA
- a CDS encoding c-type cytochrome, translated as MTKKNLHLSSLQLFLASLFLVFSMMSASAQEDLTTSDGEPAVPVEATTDAGTVGNATQGEALFKANCAACHKLYKRATGPALFQVSQRHDREWLYEWIKNSAALIASGDPEAVAIYNEYNQSNMNAFPQLSNSDIDDILAYTDTEPPVPTAAVAGVDEVAGGGASSETTNNIVLGVLALVLIILIVVLFAVNATLKRFAAANGIQTEFEEDKPARTPIWKAFVQNQFLILVTAIFLLLASAYFVYGAFMSVGVDQGYAPVQPIHYSHRIHAGVSQIECKYCHSSARESKHSGIPSLNVCMNCHKSIAEVSDDTYAEGMEEYGVDYNKEIQKLYAATGWSEAEQAYTGEEEPVRWVRIHNLPDLAYFNHAQHVTAGNIDCQTCHGPVEEMEIMYQYSPLTMGWCINCHRETNVDLDNGYYEEIHKELSEKRGGRQLTIADLGGLECGKCHY; from the coding sequence ATGACAAAAAAGAATTTACATCTTTCATCATTACAGCTGTTTCTAGCTTCCTTATTCTTGGTTTTTTCCATGATGAGCGCATCTGCTCAAGAGGATTTGACTACGTCAGACGGTGAGCCTGCTGTGCCTGTTGAAGCTACTACAGACGCTGGAACCGTTGGAAATGCGACTCAAGGTGAGGCGTTATTTAAAGCAAACTGTGCTGCATGTCACAAGTTGTACAAACGTGCTACAGGACCTGCGCTATTTCAAGTATCGCAACGTCATGACCGCGAGTGGTTGTACGAGTGGATCAAGAACTCTGCTGCCTTAATTGCTAGTGGGGATCCAGAAGCTGTTGCCATCTACAATGAGTACAACCAGTCTAACATGAATGCGTTCCCTCAGTTATCCAACAGCGATATTGACGATATTCTTGCTTATACAGATACGGAGCCGCCGGTTCCTACCGCTGCAGTAGCTGGAGTTGATGAAGTTGCAGGTGGTGGTGCTAGCAGTGAAACTACTAACAATATAGTATTAGGTGTTTTAGCCCTCGTGCTAATTATCCTAATCGTGGTATTGTTTGCAGTAAACGCTACTCTTAAAAGATTTGCTGCTGCTAATGGTATTCAAACAGAGTTTGAAGAAGATAAGCCTGCAAGAACTCCTATCTGGAAAGCCTTTGTTCAAAATCAATTCTTAATTTTAGTTACAGCGATTTTCTTGCTGCTGGCAAGTGCTTATTTTGTGTATGGTGCTTTTATGAGTGTAGGTGTTGACCAAGGCTATGCGCCAGTGCAACCTATTCACTATTCGCACAGGATTCACGCGGGTGTAAGTCAGATTGAGTGTAAATACTGTCACTCGAGTGCTAGAGAGTCTAAGCATTCTGGTATCCCATCCTTAAACGTTTGTATGAACTGTCACAAGTCTATTGCAGAGGTTTCTGATGATACGTATGCTGAGGGAATGGAAGAATACGGTGTTGATTACAATAAGGAGATTCAAAAATTATACGCTGCCACAGGATGGAGTGAAGCAGAGCAAGCTTATACAGGTGAGGAAGAGCCAGTAAGATGGGTTCGTATTCACAACTTGCCAGACCTTGCTTACTTTAATCACGCGCAACACGTAACTGCAGGTAATATTGATTGTCAAACCTGTCACGGGCCGGTTGAAGAAATGGAAATTATGTACCAATATTCTCCATTAACTATGGGATGGTGTATTAACTGTCACCGCGAAACAAATGTTGATTTGGATAACGGTTACTACGAAGAGATCCATAAAGAATTGTCTGAGAAAAGAGGTGGTCGTCAATTGACGATTGCAGACTTAGGAGGACTTGAATGTGGTAAGTGCCACTATTAA
- the rimP gene encoding ribosome assembly cofactor RimP, whose protein sequence is MLEKRVVELLDAAFEERPDLFLIDLDISTGNVIKVIVDGDQDVKVSDCIFVSRAVEHQLDREEQDFSLEVTSAGVGKPLKNYRQFVKNIGRTLEITDREKTKETGVLESADKDQVTITWKAREPKPVGKGKVTVEKKWSIAYEDIKQAKVVITFN, encoded by the coding sequence ATGTTGGAAAAACGAGTTGTGGAGCTGCTAGATGCGGCATTTGAAGAGCGGCCAGATTTATTTTTAATAGATCTGGATATCAGTACTGGTAACGTGATTAAAGTCATAGTGGATGGAGATCAAGATGTTAAGGTTTCTGATTGTATTTTTGTATCAAGAGCTGTAGAGCATCAACTGGACCGTGAGGAACAAGATTTTTCTCTAGAAGTGACAAGTGCAGGAGTAGGTAAGCCGTTGAAAAATTACCGACAGTTTGTGAAGAACATTGGTAGAACGCTGGAAATCACAGATAGGGAAAAGACCAAAGAAACTGGTGTCCTGGAAAGTGCCGATAAGGATCAAGTAACCATTACATGGAAAGCTAGAGAGCCTAAGCCGGTCGGGAAAGGAAAAGTTACAGTTGAGAAAAAGTGGTCGATAGCCTACGAGGATATCAAACAAGCAAAAGTTGTTATAACATTTAATTAA
- a CDS encoding glycerophosphodiester phosphodiesterase family protein, translated as MELPDFITIGHRGARGLLPENTIPSMIRAVEDGAEMLEMDIQFTGDGKVIVAHDPYVNSKFTLDKYGNELPDKPSYFSQMPYAAIEQYDVGSKFHAGFPKQEKVKVSIPTLKNLITAVEDFTTREQREPVFYTIEIKSDPKTDLTYHPEPEQLVAQVAAVLEKLKVADRCCLQSFDVRQIQEVRRSFPEISIAYLTADGSKSLAEHLMLADCHPDIFSPAFKILTPGLVAQAQEHGMKVIPWTVNKRKDMEYLLSINVDGIITDYPGRLTQILKQGLQ; from the coding sequence ATGGAGCTGCCTGACTTTATTACTATTGGCCATCGAGGCGCTCGAGGGCTGTTGCCAGAAAATACGATTCCCAGTATGATTCGAGCCGTAGAGGATGGTGCCGAAATGCTAGAAATGGATATCCAGTTTACCGGTGATGGCAAGGTGATCGTAGCTCACGACCCATATGTGAATTCAAAATTTACCCTAGACAAGTATGGAAATGAATTGCCGGACAAGCCCTCATACTTCAGTCAAATGCCTTACGCTGCTATAGAACAGTACGATGTCGGCAGTAAGTTTCATGCTGGATTCCCAAAGCAAGAGAAGGTAAAAGTTTCCATACCCACGCTAAAAAACTTGATCACTGCTGTAGAAGACTTTACCACCAGAGAACAACGGGAGCCCGTTTTCTATACTATTGAAATTAAATCTGATCCTAAAACTGATCTGACCTACCATCCCGAACCCGAGCAGCTAGTCGCTCAAGTGGCGGCCGTACTTGAGAAACTTAAAGTAGCTGATCGTTGTTGCCTGCAGTCCTTTGATGTACGGCAAATTCAAGAAGTGCGGCGTTCCTTTCCAGAAATTAGCATCGCCTACCTTACTGCGGATGGCAGTAAATCTTTAGCAGAACATTTAATGCTTGCTGATTGTCATCCTGATATTTTTAGCCCTGCGTTTAAAATCCTAACACCTGGACTAGTTGCTCAAGCACAAGAGCATGGAATGAAAGTAATTCCCTGGACAGTCAATAAGCGCAAAGACATGGAGTATTTGTTATCGATAAACGTCGATGGTATCATTACCGATTACCCTGGACGATTGACTCAAATCCTAAAACAAGGACTTCAGTAG